The stretch of DNA CGGTTGCCATTCGTCCGCCGTCCGACGGCCGGGAAGATTGAAGTGGGGCGGTGGCGTTTGCTCGCGTGAGGATGAGCAAGATCACGTTCCGCGCCGACGACGAGCTCATCGACGAGCTCGAAACCCTGGAGACCTCCAAGAGCGAGGCGATGCGCGAGGCGCTCCGGGCGTATCTCGCGCGGGACGAGGAACCGGCGTCCGACAGCCTCGACGCCATCGTCGCCGAGCGCGTGGACGCGCTCATCGACGAGCGACTGGGCGCGTTTACGCCCGCTCAACCGCAGGACGTGAACGTAAACATCACGCTCGACGGCGATTCCGTCGAGACGAGCGAGGGGCACTCGGCGGGACGTAAGACGGAGCGCGCGCCGGCGCAAACGGGGTCGGACGCGCGTAAAACGTGCGCGCAGTGTGGTGAGGAAATCGGCGAAGAGCACGTTTACTGCCCGAATTGCGGGGAGAAGGCGGCTCACCGGGTGTTCTGTGACTGCGGCGACGAGCTGCGCTCGGACTGGGGGTTCTGTCCGAGCTGTGGCCGACGGACCCCTGCAGCCGACGTCCTCGATGGAGCGTAAACGGTGTAGAAGGCGTCGTGTCCGTCGTTTTCGTCGTTATTCGGGACGCGTCTTACGGAAGCCGGTAGTTTTATTACACCTGCCGTAATTGCATACTTTGCGTAAGACGACCGTCTTACAGATGGCGTGCCCGGGGACGACGTCGCTCCCGGCGTGCGGTTTCGGTGTGTAAGACGCGTCGCAAAAAGGAGAAACAATGGAGCGTGTGACACTGCGAATTCCGAAACAGCAGATCGAGGAGGTCGAACGAATGGTCGAACTCGGCGAGTACCCGAATCGCAGCGAGGCGATTCGGGCGGCCGTCAGGGAGATGGTCGCCGAGGAGGGTCGCGGAGAGCGCCCCACCAAACGACCGTTTGCGAGGGCCTGAGATGCAGGACATCGTCGAGTCGGCGCTCGAAAACGCCGAACTCGAAAAACAGCGCCGCGACGAGACGGAGTTGGAGGAGTTCGGCGACCCGCGCATCGTCGTCGTCGGCTGTGGCGGTGCGGGCAACAACACCGTCAACAGGTTGTACAACATCGGCGTCGACGGTGCCGAGACCATCGCCATCAACACCGACAAACAGCACCTCCAGATGGTCGAGGCCGACACGCGGGTGCTCGTCGGCAAGAGTCTGACACAGGGACTCGGCGCGGGTGGCGACCCGGAGATGGGCGAGCGCGCGACCGAGATGGCCCAAGGTACCATCAAGGAGGTGCTCTCGGGGGCAGACCTCGTGTTCGTCACTGCAGGAATGGGTGGCGGGACGGGGACCGGAGCCGCCCCGGTCGTGGCGAAGATCGCCAGCGACGAGGGAGCCATCGTCGTCGGGATGGTCTCCACACCGTTCAATGTCGAGCGGGCCAGAACTGTCAAGGCCGAGGAGGGGCTCGAAAAACTCCGCAGCGAGGCCGACTCCATCATCGTGCTCGACAACAACCGCCTGCTCGATTACGTTCCCAACCTCCCCGTCGGCAAGGCCTTCTCGGTGATGGACCAGCTTATCGCCGAGACGGTCAAGGGAATCTCCGAGACCATCACCCAGCCGTCGCTCATCAACCTCGACTACGCCGACATGACCTCCATCATGAACCAAGGCGGCGTGGCTGTGATGCTCGTCGGCGAGACACAGGACAAGAACAAGACCGAAGAGGTGGTCAAGGACGCGATGACTCACCCCCTGCTCGACGTCGATTACCGGGGTGCCTCCGGTGGACTGGTCCACATCACCGGCGGACCCGACCTCACCCTGAAGGAGGCAGAAGAGATCGCCGAGCGCGTCACCGATCGGTTGGACCCGAGCGCGAACGTCATCTGGGGCTCGCGCATCCGTGAGGAGTACAAGGGCAAGGTCCGCGTGATGGCCATCATGACGGGCGTCCAGAGCGCCCAGGTGCTCGGTCCCGACGCCCAGCAGCAGGCCGACCGCTCGCGCGCGGCGCTCGAAGAGGACTTCGAGACGAACACGGCCCAGAGCGACGGCGGCCATGAGCGCGAACAGCAGAACGGTCTCGACGTCATCCGATAGCTCCCCGCCTTCGGCCCTCCAGCCCCGTCGGGACCGGCTCGCAGAACAAACAGCGAGTAAACAACTATATTTTCCGTCCAATCATTTCGGTTCTCAGTGTAGCGATTCGGCCGAAACGTTTCCGATGAAATAGTGTGACAGTTCCGCGTGCGTTCGCGTGTAGTACGCGCTCTCAGGCCGCGTGGACTGCCTCGGTGAGCTGGCACGTCCGACAGAGTTCGCGTGTCGTGGCGTTGCCACAGCGCTCGCACTCGCCGAGATCGGCACCTTCCGCGCCGTAGGCGCTGGCGGCCAGTTTCGCCAGTTCCTCGTAGCCGGCCATGATGGAGTGGCGCGTACCGGGATGGCGCTCTTCCATGTCGAGGAGGAGCTCCTGGATCTCGCCGCGGTAGGCCTCGGTGGAGTGGGGGCACTCGGCCATGTGAACGGGCAGATCGGCGAGGTGAGCGTAGAGGGCGACCTCCTTTTCGGGTACGTCCCGCAGGGGTTTCGCGCGCGGGACGAACTCCGTACTCTCCGCGCGCTCGTCGAACGGCCCGAGGCTCGCGTCGAAGTGTTTGGCCATCTGGGCGACGTCGCCCTCGAAGAAGTTCATCAGCGCGGTCTGGGCCTCGTCGTCGAGGTTGTGACCCGTCAGGAGTTTGTCCGCGCCGAACTCGTGGGCATAATCGGCGAGCAGATCTCGCCGGAAGACGCCACAGTACGCACACGCGGCCATTCCCTCGGGGTCCTTTTCGACGACGTCGTCCATCTCCAGGTCGAACTCGTCGGTGTAGCTCACCACCTCGTGGTGGATGTCCAACCCGTCGGCAAGTTCGGTCGCGGCGTCGAGGCTCTCGTCGCGGTAGCCCTCGATACCCTCGTGGATCGTGAGCGCGACCAGTTCGATGCGCGGGTCCGCGGCGAACGTCTCGTCGAGAATCGAGGTCAGTACGACGCTGTCCTTCCCGCCCGAGAGACCGACCAGCCACGTCTCGGGGTTTTCGGGGGTTGCATCCTCACCGACGAGACCATCCTGACGGATGCGCCGGCGGACGCGCTTTTCGACCGACTCCCGGAGGTGGTGGTCGCAGAGATGCGCCCCGGAGTACGCGGCGTGAACCACCGCGTCGCGGTCGCACTTGGTGCAGTTCATGCCGCGAATTACGCCTCTCCACTCTTTTACTCGTCGGGTGTCCGCTCCGGCTTCGCCGTCCGTTCGCACGTCCAGTGGGATGCGAAGCGTTCCACTCGGTTCGCACGAGTGCGAGCGCGCCACCGCCGTTCCTCAGCGGTGGCCATCGAGCAGCCGCTCGACGTATTTGGCTATCACGTCGACCTCGATGTTCACCCCGTCGCCCGGTTCCATCCGGCCCATCGTCGTCAGGTCGTAGGTCGCCGGAATCACGGCCACCGAAAACGAGTCGGGGTCGAGGTCCGCCACGGTGAGGCTGATGCCGTCGACGGTTATCGACCCCTTCTCGACGACGTAGCGCCCGACCTCCTCGGGCAGCGAAAATCTGAAAACCCAGTCCTCGCAGACCTGTTCGACTTCGAGGACTTCGGCGGTCGCATCGACGTGGCCCTGCACGAAGTGGCCGTCGAGACGGCCGTCGGCAGCGAGTGCGCGTTCGAGGTTGAGCGCATCGCCCGGCTCGACCGTCGAGAGGGTCGTCCGATCGAGGGTTTCGGTCGAGCAGAACAGCTCGACGCTCTCATCTACCTCCTCGACGGTGAGACAGGTGCCGTCGACGGCGATGGAGTCGC from Halococcus sediminicola encodes:
- a CDS encoding double zinc ribbon domain-containing protein, with the protein product MSKITFRADDELIDELETLETSKSEAMREALRAYLARDEEPASDSLDAIVAERVDALIDERLGAFTPAQPQDVNVNITLDGDSVETSEGHSAGRKTERAPAQTGSDARKTCAQCGEEIGEEHVYCPNCGEKAAHRVFCDCGDELRSDWGFCPSCGRRTPAADVLDGA
- a CDS encoding ribbon-helix-helix domain-containing protein, with the translated sequence MERVTLRIPKQQIEEVERMVELGEYPNRSEAIRAAVREMVAEEGRGERPTKRPFARA
- the ftsZ gene encoding cell division protein FtsZ; amino-acid sequence: MQDIVESALENAELEKQRRDETELEEFGDPRIVVVGCGGAGNNTVNRLYNIGVDGAETIAINTDKQHLQMVEADTRVLVGKSLTQGLGAGGDPEMGERATEMAQGTIKEVLSGADLVFVTAGMGGGTGTGAAPVVAKIASDEGAIVVGMVSTPFNVERARTVKAEEGLEKLRSEADSIIVLDNNRLLDYVPNLPVGKAFSVMDQLIAETVKGISETITQPSLINLDYADMTSIMNQGGVAVMLVGETQDKNKTEEVVKDAMTHPLLDVDYRGASGGLVHITGGPDLTLKEAEEIAERVTDRLDPSANVIWGSRIREEYKGKVRVMAIMTGVQSAQVLGPDAQQQADRSRAALEEDFETNTAQSDGGHEREQQNGLDVIR
- the ncsA gene encoding tRNA 2-thiolation protein NcsA, translated to MNCTKCDRDAVVHAAYSGAHLCDHHLRESVEKRVRRRIRQDGLVGEDATPENPETWLVGLSGGKDSVVLTSILDETFAADPRIELVALTIHEGIEGYRDESLDAATELADGLDIHHEVVSYTDEFDLEMDDVVEKDPEGMAACAYCGVFRRDLLADYAHEFGADKLLTGHNLDDEAQTALMNFFEGDVAQMAKHFDASLGPFDERAESTEFVPRAKPLRDVPEKEVALYAHLADLPVHMAECPHSTEAYRGEIQELLLDMEERHPGTRHSIMAGYEELAKLAASAYGAEGADLGECERCGNATTRELCRTCQLTEAVHAA
- a CDS encoding riboflavin synthase produces the protein MFTGIVETTGEVRDVRDEEGGRRIHLETDLAGLAYGDSIAVDGTCLTVEEVDESVELFCSTETLDRTTLSTVEPGDALNLERALAADGRLDGHFVQGHVDATAEVLEVEQVCEDWVFRFSLPEEVGRYVVEKGSITVDGISLTVADLDPDSFSVAVIPATYDLTTMGRMEPGDGVNIEVDVIAKYVERLLDGHR